One genomic region from Chiloscyllium plagiosum isolate BGI_BamShark_2017 unplaced genomic scaffold, ASM401019v2 scaf_3456, whole genome shotgun sequence encodes:
- the LOC122546585 gene encoding uncharacterized protein LOC122546585: MVTDGFVIRFRVTDRFGIPFRITDRFGIPFRVTDGFGIPFRITDGFGIRFRITDRFGIPFRITDGFGIPFRVTDRFGIPIRITDGFGIPFRVTDGFGIPFRITDRFGIPFRVTDGFGIPLRVTDRFGIPFRVTDGFGIRFRVTDGFGIPFRITDRFGIPFRVTDGFGIRFRVTDGFRIPFRITDRFRDSLQDNGRVRGFPSG; encoded by the exons ATGGTAACTGACGGGTTCGTGATTCGCTTCAGGGTAACAGACAGgttcgggattcccttcaggataacggacaggttcgggattcccttcaggGTAACGGACGGgttcgggattcccttcaggATAACGGACGG GTTCGGGATTCGCTTCAGGATAACGGACAGgttcgggattcccttcaggATAACGGACGGgttcgggattcccttcaggGTAACAGACAGGTTCGGGATTCCCATCAGGATAACGGACGGgttcgggattcccttcaggGTAACGGACGGgttcgggattcccttcaggataacggacaggttcgggattcccttcaggGTAACGGACGGGTTCGGGATTCCCCTCAGGGTAACGGACAGgttcgggattcccttcaggGTAACGGACGGGTTCGGGATTCGCTTCAGGGTAACGGACGGgttcgggattcccttcaggataacggacaggttcgggattcccttcaggGTAACGGACGGGTTCGGGATTCGCTTCAGGGTAACGGACgggttcaggattcccttcaggaTAACGGACAGGTTCAGGGATTCCCTTCAGGATAACGGACGGGTTCGGGGATTCCCTTCAGGATAA